In Deltaproteobacteria bacterium, one DNA window encodes the following:
- a CDS encoding branched-chain amino acid ABC transporter permease, translating to MGKEGLRKERLDRGIKVRTDRVYAISGWREISYLLIPRLALIVGLLSLPIVFITVPYWQRVVSIICIYALLALGFDFLAHYVGLVSLGGAFFIGVGGYGAALLNTELGLPPFLTIPIATLAGAAVCTVLFWPCLPLRGVYFAIVTLMYPLLLARVIEALDVLGGTDGIIGVDGFANKWMEQYLLVGGLLILLFFLRRLVTEDIGLVFRGVKDNDQAVKASGISITTYKAVAVYITSALGCLAGACLAHIYMWAGISQFALDFSIIPIAATVVGGAGTLVGPVIGCLILVPISELLRDFGTLRIAVYALILMAFVVFKSEGIMVYCTRKYHQFERWVSI from the coding sequence GTGGGCAAAGAAGGGCTGCGCAAAGAGCGGCTGGACAGGGGCATCAAGGTTCGAACCGACAGGGTCTACGCCATATCCGGATGGCGGGAAATCTCCTATCTGCTGATTCCACGACTGGCCCTGATCGTCGGCTTACTGTCTCTGCCGATCGTTTTCATAACGGTTCCCTACTGGCAGCGCGTGGTTTCCATTATCTGTATCTATGCCCTCCTGGCCCTGGGCTTTGACTTTTTGGCCCACTATGTGGGCTTGGTTTCACTGGGCGGGGCGTTTTTCATTGGAGTGGGAGGGTACGGGGCGGCCCTGCTGAATACGGAGCTTGGGCTTCCGCCCTTTCTCACGATACCCATTGCCACCCTTGCCGGCGCCGCCGTATGTACGGTGCTTTTCTGGCCCTGCCTTCCCCTCAGGGGGGTATATTTCGCCATTGTGACGCTCATGTATCCCCTGCTTTTGGCCAGGGTCATCGAAGCCCTGGACGTGCTGGGGGGTACGGACGGCATTATCGGAGTGGATGGATTCGCGAACAAATGGATGGAACAATACCTGCTGGTGGGCGGTCTTTTGATCCTGCTGTTCTTTTTGAGACGGCTGGTTACCGAGGATATCGGACTGGTATTTCGAGGAGTCAAGGACAACGACCAGGCGGTCAAGGCCTCGGGCATCAGCATTACTACGTACAAGGCCGTTGCCGTGTACATTACTTCCGCCCTCGGGTGCCTGGCCGGAGCCTGTTTGGCCCATATCTACATGTGGGCCGGAATTTCCCAGTTCGCCCTTGATTTCTCGATCATACCCATTGCCGCCACGGTGGTAGGCGGCGCCGGAACCCTGGTGGGACCGGTGATTGGCTGCTTGATCCTGGTGCCTATCTCCGAGCTGCTGAGGGATTTCGGCACACTCAGAATCGCCGTTTACGCCTTGATTTTGATGGCTTTCGTCGTGTTCAAAAGCGAAGGCATCATGGTCTACTGCACCCGGAAATACCATCAATTCGAACGATGGGTGTCCATATGA
- a CDS encoding branched-chain amino acid ABC transporter permease, with amino-acid sequence MEIIVYGVINSVSLTLIALGFTLVYGICRLPNFAHGALYVFTGYIAWIFLNTLGIPYPIAIFLSLIVIALVGGIMYRFILVRVRGMAISEIIASYAIGLAILEGLRWGGLKGATYTLPSFVEGSVSILGISVDLQRLIVVGLGAVLVAGLWAFVHFAGIGLALRGMAQDERAAMTLGIDSDRMAVVAMSLGAFFAGVAAVVLLPLGSIVVESGYNVLILAIAVCVVGGLGSWTGAVLAAFIIGFAQILTVVHLGAQFQVVVALLAIIITLILRPSGLFGRQKELEERV; translated from the coding sequence ATGGAAATTATCGTTTACGGCGTCATCAACAGCGTATCGCTAACCTTGATCGCCCTCGGCTTCACTTTGGTGTACGGCATATGCCGGTTGCCCAACTTCGCGCACGGCGCGTTGTACGTATTTACAGGCTACATTGCCTGGATCTTCCTCAATACCCTCGGCATTCCTTATCCGATCGCTATTTTTCTCTCCCTGATCGTTATAGCGCTGGTGGGCGGGATCATGTACCGGTTTATTCTGGTGCGGGTGAGGGGCATGGCCATTTCGGAGATTATCGCTTCTTACGCCATCGGGCTCGCCATTCTCGAGGGGCTCCGGTGGGGGGGCCTCAAAGGGGCGACCTACACGCTCCCGAGTTTTGTGGAAGGAAGCGTAAGTATACTCGGAATTTCCGTTGACCTTCAACGGCTGATCGTGGTCGGCTTGGGGGCCGTGCTCGTGGCGGGTTTGTGGGCGTTTGTCCATTTTGCCGGCATAGGTCTCGCGCTCAGAGGTATGGCCCAGGACGAACGGGCGGCCATGACCCTGGGCATCGATTCCGATCGTATGGCCGTTGTAGCCATGTCTTTGGGAGCCTTTTTCGCCGGGGTCGCGGCCGTGGTGCTCCTGCCTCTGGGGAGCATCGTGGTCGAGTCCGGTTATAACGTACTGATTCTGGCCATAGCGGTATGCGTGGTGGGAGGGTTGGGAAGCTGGACAGGAGCGGTTCTGGCCGCTTTCATCATCGGGTTCGCCCAGATCCTGACGGTGGTTCACCTCGGGGCGCAATTCCAGGTTGTCGTAGCGCTGTTGGCCATTATCATCACCCTGATTCTGCGCCCTTCGGGTCTTTTCGGAAGGCAGAAAGAACTCGAAGAGAGGGTCTGA
- a CDS encoding ABC transporter substrate-binding protein — protein MKTGWFVLVTVLAFCVSITAFAPPAAAAEPIVLGCPLSTAFLYGWDAERAIRLAVEEINAQGGVDVGGEKRPFEVEVIDTRDLEPGVPVSEALLAVEKLILEKKADFIVGGPVRSEAALAAMSLLSKYQKISILSTGALTPKYHAMVAENYDKFKYCFRISGEAKWMVTGEIIPCLEQIGKDYNLNRLFIMVQDVAHGRAGGELIAKIMAGKGWTVIGEPAIYPTGTTDYSMGLIKAKKENAQVILIWMDMPETSILLKQWHDMKVPALPFGSIIAAAEQPGFWEATEGKGEYCLANVVNAGNAPCQATPWTEKFVKAYEKKWGIEPEGYGTSSSYMAVYTIKDAVERAGSLEPDKVVTALEQTDLMGVYGRIRFDPKSHQIIPATDPKEGAVGTIFQWQDRKRVVVFPESIATGKILLPPWMTK, from the coding sequence ATGAAAACCGGATGGTTTGTCCTTGTGACGGTGTTGGCGTTTTGTGTTTCCATAACCGCATTCGCGCCGCCGGCTGCGGCGGCGGAACCCATTGTGCTCGGGTGTCCCCTTTCCACGGCCTTTCTATACGGATGGGACGCGGAAAGAGCGATCCGACTGGCCGTGGAGGAAATTAATGCCCAGGGCGGGGTGGACGTCGGCGGCGAGAAACGACCCTTTGAAGTCGAGGTGATCGACACACGGGACCTGGAACCGGGGGTTCCGGTGAGCGAGGCTTTGCTGGCCGTGGAAAAACTCATTCTCGAGAAAAAAGCGGATTTCATTGTGGGCGGGCCCGTTCGTTCCGAAGCGGCTCTTGCGGCCATGAGCTTACTGTCCAAATATCAAAAGATATCTATCCTCAGCACCGGAGCCCTTACTCCGAAATATCACGCAATGGTGGCTGAAAACTACGATAAGTTCAAGTATTGCTTTCGTATTTCCGGTGAAGCCAAATGGATGGTGACCGGTGAAATCATTCCATGCCTCGAACAGATCGGGAAGGACTATAACCTGAACCGGTTGTTTATTATGGTTCAGGACGTGGCGCATGGAAGGGCCGGCGGCGAATTGATCGCCAAGATCATGGCCGGGAAAGGCTGGACCGTTATCGGTGAGCCGGCCATATATCCCACGGGCACGACGGATTATTCCATGGGGTTGATCAAAGCAAAGAAGGAAAACGCACAGGTGATCCTCATCTGGATGGACATGCCGGAAACGTCTATCCTCTTGAAACAATGGCACGATATGAAAGTGCCGGCCTTGCCGTTCGGCTCCATCATCGCCGCAGCGGAACAGCCGGGATTCTGGGAGGCCACGGAAGGCAAAGGCGAGTACTGCCTGGCCAACGTGGTCAATGCGGGCAATGCGCCCTGCCAGGCCACGCCCTGGACTGAGAAATTCGTAAAAGCCTACGAGAAGAAATGGGGGATTGAGCCCGAGGGATACGGCACCTCTTCGAGCTATATGGCCGTATATACCATCAAAGACGCCGTTGAACGCGCGGGTTCTCTGGAGCCGGACAAAGTGGTGACAGCCCTCGAACAGACCGACTTGATGGGGGTTTATGGTCGGATTCGATTCGATCCCAAGTCCCATCAGATTATCCCGGCCACGGATCCCAAAGAAGGAGCGGTAGGCACCATTTTCCAGTGGCAGGACAGGAAACGCGTGGTCGTGTTCCCTGAATCCATTGCAACGGGCAAGATTTTGCTCCCGCCCTGGATGACGAAGTAA